The Streptomyces sp. NBC_00440 genome contains a region encoding:
- a CDS encoding NAD(P)H-binding protein has product MILVTGATGNIGSALLGELHACGAGPLRGFTRDASRAAFPAEVEAIEGDFAVQESLKPALGGVRSLFLLSRVGPDANILAAARRAGVEHVVLVSSITVQTHPHLGPAGENLAVERLLKDSGMAWTILRPTQFASNALMWAASIRDREAVRAPYADTGLPTIHPADIASVARVALTEPGHQGRTYALTGPEPVTARQQVKAIAAALGREVPFMEISRQEAHAQMAAVFGHEAADAVLDVTGGDVNDELLAVRDTVSQVTGSSGRPFRQWVAENANIFR; this is encoded by the coding sequence ATGATCCTCGTGACCGGAGCCACCGGAAACATAGGAAGTGCACTGCTGGGGGAGTTGCACGCATGCGGTGCGGGGCCGCTGAGAGGGTTCACCCGTGACGCCTCACGGGCGGCGTTCCCCGCAGAGGTCGAGGCCATTGAGGGTGACTTCGCGGTGCAGGAGTCGTTGAAGCCCGCTCTGGGCGGGGTGCGCTCGCTGTTCCTGTTGTCGCGTGTGGGCCCGGACGCGAACATCCTCGCGGCAGCCCGTCGGGCGGGTGTGGAGCACGTGGTGCTGGTGTCGTCCATTACCGTCCAGACCCATCCGCACCTGGGCCCCGCCGGCGAGAACCTGGCGGTCGAGCGGCTACTCAAGGACAGTGGCATGGCCTGGACGATCCTGCGGCCGACGCAGTTCGCCTCGAACGCTCTGATGTGGGCGGCGTCGATCCGCGACCGTGAGGCGGTCCGCGCGCCGTATGCGGACACCGGGCTGCCCACGATCCACCCCGCGGACATCGCGTCGGTGGCGCGGGTTGCGCTGACCGAGCCCGGCCACCAGGGGCGGACGTATGCCCTGACCGGTCCGGAGCCGGTGACAGCCCGGCAGCAGGTCAAGGCCATCGCGGCAGCCCTCGGGCGGGAGGTGCCCTTCATGGAGATCAGCCGGCAGGAGGCCCATGCTCAGATGGCCGCGGTCTTCGGGCACGAGGCAGCGGATGCAGTGCTCGACGTCACGGGCGGAGACGTCAATGACGAGTTGCTCGCGGTGCGCGACACGGTTTCACAGGTCACCGGCTCGTCGGGCAGACCGTTCCGGCAGTGGGTTGCGGAGAATGCCAACATCTTCCGCTGA
- a CDS encoding glutamine synthetase family protein, with translation MDKQQEFVLRTLEERDIRFVRLWFTDVLGFLKSVAVAPAELEQAFDEGIGFDGSAIEGFARVYESDMIAKPDPSTFQILPWRAEAPGTARMFCDILMPDGSPSFADPRYVLKRILAKTSDLGFTFYTHPEIEFYLLKDKPLDGTRPTPADNSGYFDHTPQNVGMDFRRQAITMLESMGISVEFSHHEGAPGQQEIDLRYADALSTADNIMTFRLVMKQVALEQGVQATFMPKPFSEYPGSGMHTHLSLFEGDRNAFYESGSEYQLSKVGRSFIAGLLTHAAEVCAVTNQWVNSYKRIWGGSARSAGAGGEAPSYICWGHNNRSALIRVPMYKPGKTGSARVEVRSIDSGANPYLTYALLLAAGLKGVEENYELPAGADDDVWALSDSERRAMGIEPLPQNLGEAIELMERSELVAETLGEHVFDFFLRNKKQEWEEYRSEVTAFELRKNLPVL, from the coding sequence ATGGATAAACAGCAGGAATTCGTACTCCGTACGCTGGAGGAGCGCGACATCCGCTTTGTGCGCCTGTGGTTCACCGACGTCCTCGGGTTCCTGAAGTCGGTCGCCGTGGCACCCGCCGAGCTGGAGCAGGCCTTCGACGAGGGCATCGGTTTCGACGGATCGGCCATCGAGGGATTCGCGCGGGTCTACGAGTCCGACATGATCGCCAAGCCGGACCCCAGTACCTTCCAGATCCTGCCGTGGCGCGCGGAGGCTCCCGGTACCGCCCGGATGTTCTGCGACATCCTGATGCCGGACGGCTCCCCGTCCTTCGCCGACCCCCGCTATGTGCTGAAGCGGATCCTGGCCAAGACCTCCGACCTGGGCTTCACCTTCTACACCCACCCGGAGATCGAGTTCTACCTCCTGAAGGACAAGCCGCTCGACGGCACCCGCCCCACCCCCGCCGACAACTCCGGCTACTTCGACCACACTCCGCAGAACGTCGGCATGGACTTCCGCCGCCAGGCGATCACCATGCTCGAATCCATGGGCATCTCGGTCGAGTTCAGCCACCACGAGGGCGCACCGGGACAGCAGGAGATCGATCTCCGGTACGCCGACGCGCTGTCGACCGCCGACAACATCATGACCTTCCGGCTGGTCATGAAGCAGGTCGCGCTGGAACAGGGGGTGCAGGCCACCTTCATGCCGAAGCCGTTCAGCGAGTACCCGGGCTCGGGCATGCACACCCACCTCTCCCTCTTCGAGGGCGACCGCAACGCCTTCTACGAGTCGGGCTCCGAATACCAGCTCTCCAAGGTGGGCCGGTCCTTCATCGCGGGCCTGCTGACGCACGCCGCAGAGGTCTGCGCGGTCACCAACCAGTGGGTCAACTCCTACAAGCGGATCTGGGGCGGCTCGGCGCGCAGCGCGGGGGCGGGCGGCGAGGCCCCCTCGTACATCTGCTGGGGGCACAACAACCGCTCCGCGCTGATCCGCGTCCCCATGTACAAGCCGGGCAAGACCGGCTCGGCGCGGGTCGAGGTCCGCTCCATCGACTCCGGGGCCAACCCGTACCTGACCTACGCGCTGCTGCTCGCGGCGGGGCTCAAGGGCGTCGAGGAGAACTACGAACTCCCGGCCGGCGCCGACGACGACGTGTGGGCGCTCTCCGACTCGGAGCGCCGCGCGATGGGCATCGAGCCGCTGCCGCAGAACCTGGGCGAGGCGATCGAACTGATGGAGCGCAGCGAACTGGTCGCCGAGACGCTCGGCGAGCATGTCTTCGACTTCTTCCTGCGCAACAAGAAGCAGGAGTGGGAGGAGTACCGCAGCGAGGTCACCGCCTTCGAGCTGCGGAAGAACCTGCCGGTGTTGTAG
- a CDS encoding complex I subunit 5 family protein, whose product MNQLLPLIVALPLAGAVALVAAGRRLPRSAAEVIAAAFAAGTAALSAVLFAGGTDHAAEWVGGWTPEHGQSVGIVLTGDPLALGIATLISLLVVAVLAYSWRYFDEPPLRHAGAFPALVLLFQAGMCGFVLTGDLFNAFVFFELMSVVAYALTGYRVEEAKAVQGALTFGIVNSLGAYATLTGIVLLYARTGELGMRAIGRRLDEQGGPDALVLTAFVLILTGLLVKAAAVPFHFWLPDAHAVAPTPVCMLLSGVMVELGVYGTGRVYWTVFGGPGGVPAHDAERALVTLGVLTALVGAVMCWYQRHLKRLLAFSTVAHTGLFLVGLGLLTPQASAGVALYVLGHAGVKAALFACAGILLDRYGSIDEHELHGRARGLPFVGVLFTAGGLALAGLPPFGTALGKAVIEESAGIPLTVLCVAVSVLTGGAVLRVAARVFGGFGRPPEESRRYETSGEHEEPETGDRPLSRVPDTMLAVPAVLLAGALAAGVVPGIAGAVGHALDEAIPGKADHGPAWSAAGVLLGLLSTVLAAALATVAVRRPDRLGGPDRFRPLRRLHSGHVGDYVAWLVAGASLLGALVRW is encoded by the coding sequence CTGAACCAGCTGCTGCCGCTGATCGTGGCGCTCCCGCTCGCCGGGGCCGTCGCCCTGGTCGCCGCCGGCCGCAGGCTGCCCAGGTCCGCCGCCGAAGTGATCGCCGCCGCCTTCGCCGCGGGCACCGCGGCGCTCTCCGCCGTCCTGTTCGCGGGCGGCACGGACCACGCAGCCGAATGGGTCGGCGGCTGGACCCCGGAGCACGGGCAGAGCGTCGGCATCGTCCTCACCGGCGACCCGCTCGCGCTGGGCATCGCCACGCTGATCTCCCTGCTCGTCGTCGCCGTACTCGCCTACTCCTGGCGGTACTTCGACGAGCCACCGCTGCGGCACGCCGGGGCGTTCCCCGCGCTCGTCCTGCTCTTCCAGGCAGGAATGTGCGGCTTCGTGCTCACCGGGGACCTCTTCAACGCCTTCGTCTTCTTCGAGCTGATGAGCGTGGTCGCCTATGCGCTCACCGGCTACCGGGTCGAGGAGGCGAAAGCGGTCCAGGGCGCCCTCACCTTCGGCATCGTCAACTCGCTCGGCGCGTACGCCACGCTCACCGGGATCGTGCTGCTCTACGCACGGACCGGTGAACTCGGTATGCGGGCCATCGGGCGCCGCCTGGACGAGCAGGGCGGACCGGACGCCCTCGTCCTCACCGCCTTCGTCCTCATCCTCACCGGGCTGCTCGTCAAAGCGGCCGCCGTCCCCTTCCACTTCTGGCTTCCCGACGCGCACGCGGTCGCCCCCACCCCGGTCTGCATGCTGCTCTCCGGTGTGATGGTCGAGCTCGGTGTGTACGGGACGGGGCGGGTCTACTGGACGGTCTTCGGCGGCCCGGGCGGCGTCCCGGCGCACGACGCCGAGCGGGCCCTGGTGACCCTCGGCGTACTGACCGCCCTGGTCGGGGCGGTCATGTGCTGGTACCAGCGCCATCTCAAACGCCTGCTCGCCTTCTCGACCGTCGCGCACACCGGCCTCTTCCTCGTCGGCCTCGGACTGCTCACCCCGCAGGCGTCTGCGGGCGTCGCGCTGTACGTGCTGGGGCACGCGGGTGTGAAGGCGGCGCTCTTCGCCTGCGCCGGGATCCTCCTCGACCGTTACGGCTCCATCGACGAGCACGAACTGCACGGCCGGGCGCGTGGACTCCCGTTCGTCGGTGTGCTGTTCACGGCCGGCGGTCTCGCACTCGCGGGGCTGCCGCCGTTCGGCACGGCCCTGGGCAAGGCAGTCATCGAGGAGTCGGCAGGCATCCCCCTCACGGTGCTCTGCGTCGCGGTGTCGGTGCTCACGGGGGGAGCGGTGCTGCGCGTCGCCGCGCGGGTCTTCGGCGGTTTCGGCAGGCCCCCGGAGGAGAGCCGCCGGTACGAGACGAGCGGTGAGCACGAGGAGCCCGAGACCGGCGACCGGCCGCTGTCCCGCGTCCCCGACACCATGCTCGCCGTGCCGGCGGTGCTGCTCGCCGGGGCACTGGCCGCCGGTGTGGTGCCGGGTATCGCCGGCGCGGTCGGCCACGCGCTGGACGAGGCGATTCCGGGGAAGGCGGACCACGGGCCCGCGTGGTCGGCTGCCGGAGTGCTCCTGGGACTGCTGTCCACGGTGCTCGCGGCGGCCCTGGCCACCGTGGCCGTGCGCCGGCCGGACCGTCTCGGCGGCCCCGACCGGTTCCGGCCACTGCGCCGGCTCCACTCGGGGCACGTCGGTGACTACGTCGCGTGGCTGGTCGCGGGGGCGTCCCTGCTGGGCGCGCTGGTCCGCTGGTAG
- a CDS encoding sodium:proton antiporter, with protein MSALPYAIAGWIFVIGIYGLATSRNLIHAVGCLAVCQSSTYVLLLSVGYRDGGTAPVFSDLKPGSRPLVDPVVQALALTDVVVGATLTALLLALVVQVDKRHGTVDPDELSELRG; from the coding sequence ATGTCCGCACTGCCGTACGCGATCGCCGGATGGATCTTCGTCATCGGTATCTACGGCCTCGCCACCAGCCGCAATCTCATCCATGCCGTGGGCTGCCTCGCCGTCTGCCAGTCCTCCACCTATGTCCTCCTCCTCTCCGTCGGCTACCGCGACGGCGGCACCGCCCCGGTCTTCTCCGATCTGAAGCCGGGCTCACGGCCCCTGGTGGATCCCGTCGTGCAGGCCCTGGCCCTGACCGACGTGGTGGTCGGCGCCACCCTCACCGCACTGCTGCTCGCGCTCGTCGTGCAGGTCGACAAACGGCACGGCACCGTCGACCCCGACGAACTCTCCGAGCTGCGCGGATGA
- a CDS encoding MnhB domain-containing protein, giving the protein MSRRLRLWVLALGLAGLAAMLAGAYRLLPRFGGAVHPYGERAVRAALSRHTANVISSVNFDQRAFDTLGEESILFGAVLGTVVLLRQTRGERQHRPEPAPVLRSVRRYALVALPVTLLAGAYVVAHGQLSPGGGFQGGVVMATALHLLYIAVDYRALERVRPIGVYHIGDAAGEGAYLVLGLAGLLCGTSFLANFLPYGTFNTLASGGTVPLLNAAIGVEVACAVVVLLAGFLDQALEIEETETETATR; this is encoded by the coding sequence ATGAGCCGACGGCTGCGACTGTGGGTGCTGGCCCTGGGCCTGGCCGGACTCGCGGCCATGCTCGCCGGCGCGTACCGGCTGCTCCCGCGCTTCGGCGGTGCTGTCCACCCGTACGGCGAGCGCGCGGTGCGGGCGGCGCTGAGCCGGCACACCGCCAACGTCATCTCCTCCGTCAACTTCGACCAGCGGGCCTTCGACACCCTGGGGGAGGAGAGCATCCTCTTCGGCGCGGTCCTCGGCACGGTCGTGCTGCTGCGCCAGACACGGGGCGAGCGGCAGCACCGCCCCGAGCCCGCCCCCGTCCTGCGCTCCGTGCGCCGCTACGCGCTGGTGGCGCTGCCCGTCACCCTGCTCGCGGGGGCGTACGTGGTCGCGCACGGCCAGCTCAGCCCCGGCGGCGGATTCCAGGGCGGCGTCGTGATGGCCACCGCCCTGCATCTGCTCTACATCGCGGTCGACTACCGGGCGCTGGAGCGGGTCCGGCCCATCGGCGTCTACCACATCGGTGACGCGGCGGGCGAGGGCGCCTATCTGGTCCTGGGGCTCGCGGGACTCCTCTGCGGGACCTCGTTCCTCGCCAACTTCCTGCCGTACGGCACCTTCAACACCCTCGCGTCGGGCGGGACCGTGCCGCTGCTCAACGCGGCCATCGGGGTCGAGGTCGCCTGCGCGGTGGTCGTCCTCCTCGCCGGCTTCCTCGACCAGGCACTGGAGATCGAGGAGACAGAGACGGAGACAGCGACGCGATGA
- a CDS encoding DUF4040 domain-containing protein, with product MTDALITIALLLVAAAATAAVLVRDPARQALVLSVLGLALAVLFTVLQAPDVALSQLSVGSALTPLLVLLSVRKVRRRRRGERKERSG from the coding sequence ATGACTGACGCGCTGATCACCATCGCGCTGCTGCTGGTCGCGGCCGCCGCGACCGCCGCCGTCCTGGTCCGGGACCCTGCCCGGCAGGCGCTGGTCCTCTCGGTACTCGGCCTCGCCCTGGCCGTGCTGTTCACCGTCCTCCAGGCCCCGGACGTGGCGCTCTCCCAGCTCTCGGTGGGCTCCGCGCTCACCCCGCTGCTGGTGCTCCTCTCCGTACGCAAGGTCCGCCGCAGGCGCCGGGGCGAGCGGAAGGAGCGGAGCGGATGA
- a CDS encoding monovalent cation/H+ antiporter complex subunit F, with amino-acid sequence MNGWLFAAAALLVCGLAPALWGVATGPLRRRVVAQNQATLLVCLALLLLAQGFGRSSAYTDLALVLAVLGPVGTLVYARLLADDLADDPPHSSRTSWPAVAATVLVVLPLCVVTGPGRATVKLLVIGALLVVGNVVASRALDDPVPEAAPHD; translated from the coding sequence GTGAACGGCTGGCTCTTCGCCGCCGCAGCGCTGCTGGTCTGCGGGCTGGCGCCGGCCCTGTGGGGGGTGGCCACCGGCCCGCTGCGGCGCCGCGTCGTCGCCCAGAACCAGGCCACTCTGCTGGTCTGCCTCGCCCTGCTGCTGCTCGCCCAGGGGTTCGGCCGCTCCTCCGCGTACACCGATCTCGCCCTCGTTCTCGCGGTACTCGGCCCGGTCGGCACCCTGGTGTACGCCCGGCTGCTCGCCGACGACCTGGCGGACGACCCGCCGCACAGCTCCCGGACCAGCTGGCCGGCCGTCGCCGCCACGGTGCTGGTCGTCCTGCCGCTGTGCGTGGTGACCGGGCCGGGCCGGGCGACGGTCAAGCTGCTCGTCATCGGGGCCCTGCTGGTCGTCGGCAACGTCGTCGCTTCACGGGCGCTGGACGACCCGGTCCCGGAGGCGGCGCCCCATGACTGA
- a CDS encoding DUF3105 domain-containing protein encodes MASTQGSKNDRRTRIEEMRRAEKSRERRVRIAAITVAAVAVAGLVGFGTYLVSDSSSNSTASDSTASDSTADGATTAGPIKGERDWDIKKLGRTHVTTKVNYPMTPPVGGNHNQVWMDCNGNVYTKPLPDMNAVHSLEHGSVWVTYTDKAPAADVKKLGAKVSRTPYSLMSPYPGQSGAIMLSAWGKQVTVDGADDPRVNQFFTKYVQGPQTPEPGAACTGGLDGQ; translated from the coding sequence ATGGCTTCGACGCAGGGCTCGAAGAACGATCGCAGGACCCGAATAGAGGAGATGCGCCGCGCCGAGAAGTCGCGTGAGCGCCGTGTCCGTATCGCCGCGATCACGGTGGCGGCGGTCGCCGTGGCGGGTCTTGTGGGCTTCGGTACGTATCTCGTCAGCGACAGCTCGTCGAACAGCACCGCGTCGGACAGCACGGCGTCCGACAGCACGGCGGACGGCGCGACGACAGCCGGGCCCATCAAGGGTGAGCGGGACTGGGACATCAAGAAGCTCGGCCGCACCCACGTCACCACGAAGGTGAACTATCCGATGACGCCGCCGGTGGGCGGGAACCACAACCAGGTCTGGATGGACTGCAACGGGAACGTCTACACCAAGCCGCTCCCCGACATGAACGCCGTCCACTCGCTGGAGCACGGCTCGGTCTGGGTCACCTACACGGACAAGGCCCCGGCGGCCGATGTGAAGAAGCTCGGCGCGAAGGTGTCGAGGACCCCGTACTCGCTGATGAGCCCGTACCCGGGCCAGTCGGGTGCGATCATGCTCAGCGCCTGGGGCAAGCAGGTGACGGTGGACGGCGCGGACGATCCGAGGGTGAACCAGTTCTTCACCAAGTACGTGCAGGGCCCGCAGACCCCGGAGCCGGGCGCGGCGTGCACGGGCGGGCTGGACGGCCAGTGA
- a CDS encoding DUF305 domain-containing protein, whose translation MAFTRGPGTHSAPAARTPTEGSADAGFARDMSVHHQQAVEMSFIVRDRTDDADVRRLAYDIANTQANQRGMMTGWLNLWGLPVSDADRLPMQWMGMGQEPSTDGALMPGMATTAQLSTLRKLSGRKAEILYLQLMTAHHKGGIHMAEGCVQLCKVGAEKKLAQGMVAAQQSEVQLMADLLKERGASATTGSTAGS comes from the coding sequence ATGGCGTTCACCAGGGGCCCCGGCACGCACTCCGCTCCCGCCGCGCGGACGCCCACCGAGGGATCGGCGGACGCCGGTTTCGCCCGTGACATGTCGGTCCATCACCAGCAGGCCGTGGAGATGTCGTTCATCGTGCGGGACCGCACGGACGACGCCGATGTGCGCCGTCTCGCGTACGACATCGCCAACACCCAGGCCAACCAGCGCGGCATGATGACGGGCTGGCTGAACCTGTGGGGGCTGCCGGTGAGCGACGCGGACCGGCTGCCGATGCAGTGGATGGGGATGGGCCAGGAGCCTTCCACGGACGGGGCGTTGATGCCCGGCATGGCCACCACGGCGCAGCTCTCCACCCTGCGGAAGCTGAGCGGCAGGAAGGCGGAGATCCTCTACCTCCAGCTGATGACGGCCCACCACAAGGGCGGTATCCACATGGCGGAGGGGTGTGTGCAGCTCTGCAAGGTCGGCGCGGAGAAGAAGCTGGCGCAGGGAATGGTGGCCGCCCAGCAGTCCGAGGTGCAGCTCATGGCCGATCTGCTGAAGGAAAGGGGCGCTTCGGCAACAACGGGATCAACTGCCGGTTCATGA
- a CDS encoding S53 family peptidase has translation MRSSRSKMRAGLSVAATLPLLAGALALSIPSANADSGTGSRHALQGTKPLWAKASADRGASANSGQVNARVYLAGRDAQGLTAYAKEVSDPQSASYGKYLSAKQAKARFGTTPEQIKQVTAWLKSSGLKVTGSNQHYVSVSGDVSAAEKAFSTQLHNYRKGSKTYRAPTSTASAPASLRGAVLTVVGLDNAPHNVKHDTTTLPPPSAVFKNAGPMSSYYGSKVNKTLPNAYGEKAPYAIKGYTGQQLRSAYGAGNKTGKGVTVAITDAYASPTIAQDATKYAKRNGDSAYAGGQLSQVLPSDYTDIDECGAAGWYGEETLDVQAVHAVAPKSDIVYVGAASCNDDALLDSLGKVVDNHLADIVSNSWGDIEANETPAVAAAYDQVFQLGAVEGIGFYFSTGDNGDEVANTGTKQVDTPANSAWVTAVGGTSLAVGKGDKYQWETGWGTLKSSLSADNKTWTAFPGTFNGGAGGGTSKTVAQPFYQRGVVPGKLAKANGKTAMRTTPDISAIADPNTGFLVGQTQTFPDGSQQYSEYRIGGTSLAAPVIAGIQALAQQAQHGVPIGFANPSIYSRYGTSAYHDVTDHPLGAGHTQSVVRVDFANSVDASGGLLTSLRTLGADSSLTATVGYDDVTGVGSPGRTYISSFARR, from the coding sequence ATGAGATCCAGCCGCTCGAAAATGCGCGCCGGGCTGAGCGTGGCAGCGACACTGCCACTGCTCGCCGGCGCGCTGGCTCTGTCCATACCCAGCGCCAACGCCGACTCCGGTACGGGCAGCCGCCATGCACTTCAGGGCACCAAGCCGCTGTGGGCGAAGGCCTCCGCCGACCGTGGCGCGAGCGCGAACTCGGGCCAGGTGAACGCGCGCGTCTATCTGGCCGGGCGCGACGCCCAGGGCCTGACGGCGTACGCGAAGGAGGTGTCGGACCCGCAGTCCGCCTCCTACGGCAAGTACCTGAGCGCGAAGCAGGCCAAGGCCCGCTTCGGCACGACGCCCGAGCAGATCAAGCAGGTCACCGCCTGGCTGAAGTCCTCGGGTCTGAAGGTCACCGGCTCGAACCAGCACTACGTCTCGGTCAGCGGTGACGTGAGCGCGGCCGAGAAGGCCTTCTCGACGCAGCTGCACAACTACCGTAAGGGCAGCAAGACCTACCGCGCCCCGACGTCGACGGCTTCTGCGCCCGCGTCCCTCCGCGGTGCGGTGCTGACGGTGGTCGGCCTCGACAACGCGCCGCACAACGTCAAGCACGACACCACGACGCTGCCCCCGCCCAGCGCGGTCTTCAAGAACGCCGGGCCGATGTCGTCGTACTACGGCTCGAAGGTCAACAAGACGCTTCCGAACGCGTACGGCGAGAAGGCCCCCTACGCGATCAAGGGCTACACCGGTCAGCAGCTGCGCTCCGCGTACGGCGCGGGCAACAAGACCGGCAAGGGCGTCACGGTCGCCATCACGGACGCCTACGCCTCGCCGACCATCGCGCAGGACGCGACCAAGTACGCCAAGCGCAACGGCGACAGCGCGTACGCCGGCGGCCAGCTCTCGCAGGTGCTGCCGAGCGACTACACCGACATCGACGAGTGCGGCGCGGCCGGCTGGTACGGCGAGGAGACCCTCGACGTCCAGGCCGTCCACGCGGTGGCACCCAAGTCGGACATCGTGTACGTCGGCGCCGCGTCCTGCAACGACGACGCGCTGCTCGACTCGCTCGGCAAGGTCGTCGACAACCACCTCGCCGACATCGTCTCCAACTCCTGGGGCGACATCGAGGCCAACGAGACCCCGGCCGTCGCGGCCGCCTACGACCAGGTCTTCCAGCTGGGCGCCGTCGAGGGCATCGGCTTCTACTTCTCCACCGGCGACAACGGCGACGAGGTCGCCAACACCGGTACGAAGCAGGTCGACACCCCGGCCAACTCCGCCTGGGTGACGGCGGTCGGCGGTACCTCGCTCGCCGTGGGCAAGGGCGACAAGTACCAGTGGGAGACCGGCTGGGGCACCCTGAAGTCGAGCCTCTCGGCCGACAACAAGACCTGGACGGCCTTCCCCGGCACCTTCAACGGCGGCGCGGGCGGCGGCACCAGCAAGACCGTGGCGCAGCCGTTCTACCAGCGCGGTGTGGTCCCCGGGAAGCTCGCCAAGGCCAACGGCAAGACGGCCATGCGCACCACTCCGGACATCTCGGCGATCGCTGACCCGAACACCGGTTTCCTGGTGGGCCAGACGCAGACCTTCCCGGACGGTTCGCAGCAGTACAGCGAGTACCGCATCGGCGGCACCTCGCTGGCGGCTCCGGTCATCGCGGGCATCCAGGCGCTGGCGCAGCAGGCGCAGCACGGGGTTCCGATCGGGTTCGCCAACCCGTCGATCTACTCCCGCTACGGCACGTCGGCGTACCACGACGTCACCGACCACCCGCTGGGCGCGGGCCACACCCAGTCGGTCGTCCGGGTCGACTTCGCCAACAGTGTCGACGCGAGCGGTGGTCTGCTGACCTCGCTGCGGACGCTCGGCGCGGACTCCTCGCTGACCGCCACCGTCGGCTACGACGACGTGACGGGTGTCGGCAGCCCGGGACGGACGTACATCAGCTCGTTCGCCCGTCGCTGA